ATCGGTAATTTTGAAAACGTTTTCTCCAAAAATTTATATGCGGAACGTCTCCGAACAATCGATGGAATCAATCCACCATCTatgcacatattttaattttgattttcagaCGGGAATACTTTCAGGTATACCGCATCTCTTACGCATGGGGTTTGCCGCTATTTTCTCGCAATTTGGTGATTATTTGCTCAGAACAAACAAACTCTCCCGCACGAACGTGCGCAAGATGGCCACCGCTGTTTGTGAGTAACCATTCTAAGTCTTCAGCAATGCTCAATTTTCTTGGCTGAAATTCTCCATTTACAGGTTGCATCGGTCAGGGAATATGCACGTTGGGTCTGGCTTACGTCGGTTGTGATAAGATAGCAGCTGTTGTCCTCATAATGGCCGCAACGGCTACTAACGGTGCCGTTTCCACAGGACCATTAGCCTCATTCATAGACATAACGCCGAATTATGCAAGTGAGATAAGAGAAGATGCAGCTGTTTGCATTGCATTAACGCATATAAAAATCATAGATGAATTTTTACAGGTGTAGCGATGGGTTTTAGCGGAATGATATCAAATATACCAGGATTCATTTCGCCCGCAATCGTCGGGTGGCTCACTTtgaacaatgtaaatatttaataatcataaATCATTGAGAAAATTCTTTTTAGTTTTCGGTTtgattgtagtttttttttaaatttatgttttcaGCAAACTACTGAGCAATGGCGGTTAGTGTTTCTTATATCTACGGCACAATTGTTCATATCTGGGATTGCATATGTACTGTTTGCTGATTCTAATATTGCTTCTTGGAACGACTATGGATTGACATCTAAACAAGAGGTttcgatttatattaaaattatttattcttttaatcAACATATTATAATGCTAAATTTATCAGATATAATTTCTGCGTGTTATAATGGTACtgaatttgttaaaataatattttttagaataacAAAAAGTACAAGTCTAATTTTTGTCTTTTGAGATTGTAAAATAAGCATACagaaagtaaaaattatattccatCCCCATAAAAGATCAATGGATTATGTTACTTTCAACATGACAATTGTacttattgtaatataaaaaaaggttgtggctatttgcaggtactacatatatctgcaaattattggctatttgcaggtactatatctgcgacaggcgcaaagccatctgcgcatgcgcgtgaacttataatccgattataatttcttacatttaatgtatgctagacttgtttaatcaatcgttcattatacacggggtgaataaatttcgcacgttattataatagatttgtatcatttagctagtttgcggcttgtacttgtatgtatgtaggtattatacgttgtatatgataataattttctcacaattaataatattaactaatttggattatattttttactctacatcactttacgagttcgaactaaattttaagaggtttaaaacaaaattttaacagtaaacacgctgacagtgacagttcacgcgcatgcgcaaaaggctttgcgcctgtcgcagatatagtacctgcaaatagccacaaccataaaaaaatggaaaaattataCATTAACTTATTTACCAACaccaatttttattactaaatgtTTTAGGAAATTGAAGATATTCAAGAGAGTGAAATGTGCTTAAAGAAACCATACATAATAAAAGAAGATGGGTTTGACTCACTGATGGGTCACACTCCCGACAGTGATATCGACGAACAAACAAAAAACTAAAAGTGCCTTTGATGTAGTGCCCTCAATTCAATTTAGATAGATGATTAATGTTTAATAGGCagattttgaatatataaaatatgttgaatcgttaaatgaaatatttatgataACACTAATGAAGCACACaagataaaaccaaaaaaaaagtatatgaatagcacatatgtatgtattaagttgtgattatatttttaacttatAAGGTTCCAAGATTACAATCTGTGatagttatgtattatatttagacTTGCTCAAAATGACGATGTCTAATCGTCTCGGCCACGAAAAGCACGGTATAGCATGAAGCCGCCCATAACGGCAGCGGCAGCAGCCCCAATCCCCAAAGCAATGGTTTCCGGGGCTATAGTTTCCAAATGCCCTTCGTTATCACCGTGTGAAGATGCTCCAGGATTTTGCCATCGATCCAATTGATGTCTGTCCGAGTCAACGCTATTCCGATATGCATTCTTTTCCTCGGAAGTTAGTAGAATCTCTATAATCGATTCTGGTCGTTGTTGAACgcaatataattgaatatttttcattattgtgTTCAATTTACGTTGACAGTCTTGTATTTGAGTAAGCTTCAGAGTGTTCAACAAATTTAGCCTGTGGTCCCAATAGAAGGAAACATCTTGGGTATCGATTGCATTTTGAATCTTCGCAATTGCACTCACCATGAGACAACTTAAACTCTGTTGCCAATAATTAGCACTACGGTTATCGGTTTCCCAAAGAAAAATGGTTTTTATGTGATAACTCGTCAAATATGGCATTTTGTGTATATCGCAAAGTTTTTTTATCtgaaatgttaataaaaaaaaacagcatattaatttattgtatgtatataaatgaacccaaaataaaaatgaatattttattttcctgcattatgtgtattttgttgggtctgattttacgatttttttgtgaatatggataaataaaataaaaagcgggGGAAGGaaaccaaaataaatatatttgaacaccgGTGGTTTACTAGAACACCGAAAAAATCAAACTTTTTCAGCAAAACAAGGGCCACTTTGATGAATATGAACATTTCAAACAATACTTACAAGTCTGATGGTGCTCTTCATGTGCTCGCAATTTGCTATTGcctgtttttctgcttttggaAATGTGTATCGCCAACCTCTTTGATTAGGATAGTTGGTTGGTTCTTTGGGCTCTGCCAACCACTCCTTGTTACAGACATCCTTGTCGAGACTGCGGAATGAATCCACAAACTCCAAACACAACAATATATCAACGTCGATTTTAATGTTGGTGTTCAATTTCTCCACATGTAATGTGAAGGAAGGATCCGATTTAGACATGGAGAACAAGTAATCGCCATCTCTTCCTTTTATCAACCTCTCGGAACCGAACTGTTCAAGATTGTTCATCGATTTGGTAATTATACTCTCGCCCCAAATACGGAATTTATTCGGCATGATGTAATTTTCATGGTCCAACCAATTCTTGAAGGTTTGATGTATGTTCTTTGGAATGTTTTTCGGCATATCAAGTGTGATGTTTACGTGTCCGGGTGAGGAAGTTTCAATTTCGAAAGACTCCTTAGGCAAACGGATCAATATGGCTCCGTTGAATTCTTTATACATGTTGCCAATTTGGAGGTGATCAGAGAAACTGCCATAATATTGGATCTTCAAGATGAAAACATCATATAAAAcggtatacatacatgcatatatgtacataaataaattattaaaaacaataaatacctCCCGATAGGAATTAATGACAGGATCTTGCTTGCACAAGTTCTGTTgaaagtgataaaaaaaatcaataaaagatCTCTTGCATTCGTTGACAATTTCATCTGATGGATTTATAAATAGTGAATTCAGTCTTTGAATTACAggatcaaatattttatatctgcTTAATCTCTCGTCCATGTTTAAACTGAAACACAATTTAAGTgtaagtgcatatatgtatgtaagtatgtatgtatgtacctatttttttttttaaatgctttttattattacgaaattatgttcacaatacatcttatatctattttaatatctactgatctactgatcattttctattttacaatttaatttaatttggtttgtaatcatagtattatattattctaatgttaatcaacagcataataggaaaaagagctcaaaaacttatttaaaatccttataaatgctcataatacatctaatacataatattaattaaagactcactaaagtcgataacctaaagcagattgtgtttaggttatctgtgtatatgtacctatgtatagtaATAGTATGTGTTTCCAAGAAAACGCATATTTCTACATGCATAAAAAAACAGCAATGAACACGTACACAAAACAAATAACACAAATgaacacaaaataaataaaatatgtagtcttatatttttttgaagaaCAAATTTGTTCAAGTATACATATTtggtgttgatttcaaataaaaagcaattcttgacaggatttcttaaaatttactTTGGTAATTATTAGCATTGCTTTAAGAACGGCGACTCGCAATAGTGTTTTTCACTTA
The nucleotide sequence above comes from Arctopsyche grandis isolate Sample6627 chromosome 4, ASM5162203v2, whole genome shotgun sequence. Encoded proteins:
- the LOC143911291 gene encoding cyclic GMP-AMP synthase-like receptor, with the protein product MDERLSRYKIFDPVIQRLNSLFINPSDEIVNECKRSFIDFFYHFQQNLCKQDPVINSYREIQYYGSFSDHLQIGNMYKEFNGAILIRLPKESFEIETSSPGHVNITLDMPKNIPKNIHQTFKNWLDHENYIMPNKFRIWGESIITKSMNNLEQFGSERLIKGRDGDYLFSMSKSDPSFTLHVEKLNTNIKIDVDILLCLEFVDSFRSLDKDVCNKEWLAEPKEPTNYPNQRGWRYTFPKAEKQAIANCEHMKSTIRLIKKLCDIHKMPYLTSYHIKTIFLWETDNRSANYWQQSLSCLMVSAIAKIQNAIDTQDVSFYWDHRLNLLNTLKLTQIQDCQRKLNTIMKNIQLYCVQQRPESIIEILLTSEEKNAYRNSVDSDRHQLDRWQNPGASSHGDNEGHLETIAPETIALGIGAAAAAVMGGFMLYRAFRGRDD